From one Pseudomonas sp. B21-048 genomic stretch:
- a CDS encoding alginate O-acetyltransferase AlgF, whose protein sequence is MTFTTTPRRLAKTFALVAGMSVLSLQAFAGDGALYGPTAPKGSSFVRVYNAGNAEVSATVGTTNLSEVAPLSSTDFSFMPGGDYSAKVGSQTLPVKLAGDHYYTLVNNASGAPQLIEEPPFKNKQKSLVRVQNLSDKALTLKTADGKTEVVPSVAAKGRGEREINPVKVSLALYDGATKVGDVKPVALERGEAAVLYVTGSGSSLSPVWVKRPVSTR, encoded by the coding sequence ATGACTTTCACTACTACTCCTCGCCGTCTCGCTAAGACCTTTGCCCTCGTCGCTGGCATGAGCGTATTGTCCTTGCAGGCCTTCGCCGGTGACGGCGCGCTCTACGGCCCGACCGCACCGAAAGGCTCCAGCTTCGTGCGGGTCTACAACGCCGGTAACGCTGAAGTCAGCGCCACCGTTGGCACCACCAACCTGAGCGAAGTCGCGCCGCTGTCCAGCACAGACTTCAGCTTCATGCCGGGCGGCGATTACAGCGCCAAGGTCGGCAGCCAGACCCTGCCGGTGAAATTGGCCGGCGACCACTATTACACCCTGGTCAACAACGCCAGCGGCGCGCCACAACTGATCGAAGAGCCGCCGTTCAAGAACAAACAGAAATCCCTGGTACGCGTACAAAACCTGAGCGACAAGGCCCTGACCCTGAAAACCGCCGATGGCAAGACCGAAGTGGTCCCGTCCGTGGCGGCCAAGGGCCGTGGCGAGCGTGAAATCAACCCGGTGAAAGTCAGCCTGGCACTGTACGACGGCGCCACCAAAGTCGGCGACGTAAAACCGGTTGCCCTGGAACGAGGCGAAGCCGCGGTGCTGTACGTCACCGGCAGCGGCAGCAGCCTGTCGCCAGTGTGGGTCAAGCGCCCGGTGTCGACGCGCTAA
- the algG gene encoding mannuronan 5-epimerase AlgG, translated as MNSAKKGSISLLAGALLLASAAAFATVEPAKPVQQGKSATMAKGLQQAKTYTVSDAPTAPLELAKPQLPDTSGYTADAIAAKIVRSKPGKISVRRMMQEDALKDFIGGDNKMAEWVVRQHGIPQAIFVDDGYMNLKDLAKKLPKQYFSETSPGVFLAKLPIVVGNKGILEIDKQTQELRLSQEAGSFLVNDGQLFVRDTRITGWSEKANGPAAFKSPKEFRPFLLAWGGTETYIADSKIASFGYANSKSYGVSISQYTPNMAKVLKRPEPSGWIVGSEFSDMWYGFYCYETRDFVVKGNTYKDNIVYGIDPHDRSHGLIIADNTVFGTKKKHGIIISREVNDSFIFNNRSYDNKLSGLVIDRNSVNNLIAYNEIYKNHTDGITLYESADNLLWGNKVISNRRHGIRIRNSVNIRLYENVSMANGLTGVYGHIKDLTDTDRDIKLDPFDAQVSLIVVGGELAANGSGPLSIDSPLSVELYRVSMLAPTKSSGISFSGILGERQDEILDLLVRQQKAVLIDPVERQTEMRD; from the coding sequence ATGAACAGTGCCAAGAAAGGCTCGATCAGCCTGCTGGCCGGCGCGCTGCTGCTGGCCAGCGCAGCCGCCTTCGCCACCGTCGAACCGGCCAAGCCTGTGCAACAGGGCAAATCGGCGACCATGGCCAAGGGACTGCAACAGGCCAAGACCTACACCGTCAGCGACGCGCCCACCGCGCCGCTGGAGCTGGCCAAGCCGCAATTGCCGGACACCTCTGGCTACACCGCCGACGCCATCGCCGCGAAAATCGTGCGCAGCAAGCCCGGCAAAATCAGCGTGCGCCGGATGATGCAGGAAGACGCCCTGAAGGACTTCATCGGCGGCGACAACAAGATGGCCGAGTGGGTGGTGCGTCAGCATGGCATCCCGCAGGCGATCTTCGTCGACGACGGCTACATGAACCTCAAGGACCTGGCGAAGAAGCTGCCCAAGCAGTACTTCAGCGAAACCTCGCCGGGCGTGTTCCTGGCGAAGTTGCCGATCGTGGTGGGTAACAAGGGCATTCTGGAAATCGACAAGCAGACCCAGGAATTGCGCCTGTCCCAGGAGGCCGGTTCGTTCCTGGTCAACGACGGCCAGTTGTTCGTGCGTGATACCAGAATCACTGGCTGGAGCGAGAAGGCCAACGGCCCGGCGGCCTTCAAGTCGCCCAAGGAGTTCCGTCCGTTCCTGCTGGCCTGGGGTGGCACCGAGACCTACATCGCCGACAGCAAGATCGCCAGTTTCGGTTACGCCAACAGTAAGTCTTACGGCGTGAGTATTTCCCAATACACGCCGAACATGGCCAAGGTGCTCAAGCGCCCTGAACCGTCCGGCTGGATCGTCGGCTCCGAGTTCTCGGACATGTGGTACGGCTTCTACTGCTACGAAACCCGCGACTTCGTGGTCAAGGGCAACACCTACAAAGACAACATCGTCTACGGCATCGACCCGCATGACCGGTCGCATGGCCTGATCATCGCCGACAACACAGTGTTCGGTACCAAGAAGAAGCACGGGATCATTATTTCCCGTGAGGTCAACGACAGCTTCATCTTCAACAACCGCAGCTACGACAACAAGTTGTCGGGCCTGGTGATCGACCGTAACAGTGTGAACAACCTGATCGCCTACAACGAGATCTACAAGAACCACACCGACGGCATCACCCTCTACGAGAGTGCCGACAACCTGTTGTGGGGCAACAAGGTAATCAGCAACCGACGCCACGGCATCCGTATTCGTAACAGCGTGAACATTCGCCTGTATGAAAACGTCTCGATGGCCAACGGCCTGACCGGTGTCTACGGGCACATTAAAGACCTGACCGATACCGACCGGGACATCAAGCTCGACCCGTTCGACGCCCAGGTGTCGCTGATCGTGGTCGGCGGTGAACTGGCCGCCAATGGCAGCGGACCGCTGTCCATCGACTCGCCGCTGAGCGTGGAGTTGTATCGCGTGTCGATGCTCGCGCCGACCAAATCCAGTGGCATCAGCTTCTCGGGGATTCTCGGCGAGCGCCAGGATGAAATTCTCGACCTGCTGGTGCGCCAGCAGAAAGCCGTGCTGATCGACCCTGTCGAACGCCAGACCGAAATGCGGGACTGA
- a CDS encoding mannose-1-phosphate guanylyltransferase/mannose-6-phosphate isomerase, producing the protein MIPVILSGGSGSRLWPLSRKQFPKQFLALTGEQTLFQQTLERLVFEGMDTPIVVCNKEHRFIVNEQLSARNLDVQRVLMEPFGRNTSPAVALTAMMLVNEGRDELMLVLPADHVLEDQKALQRALALATVAAERGEMVLFGVPATKPETGYGYIKSTNDALLPEGVSRVSHFVEKPDVKRATEFVQSGGYFWNSGMFLFRASRFLEELKKHDPDIYDTCVLTLERSAQDADTVDIDPATFACCPDNSIDYSVMEKTQRACVVPLTAGWSDVGCWSSLWEVNEKDANGNVTKGDVVIQDSKNCMIHGNGKLVSVIGLENIVVVETKDAMMIAHKDKVQGVKQMVNTLNEQGRSETQTHCEVYRPWGSYDSVDMGGRFQVKRISVKPGACLSLQMHHHRAEHWIVVSGTAEVTCDENVFLLTENQSTYIPIASVHRLRNPGKIPLEIIEVQSGSYLGEDDIERFEDIYGRSTPIERGVSVKTIAQ; encoded by the coding sequence ATGATTCCGGTGATCTTGTCAGGTGGTAGCGGCTCACGTCTTTGGCCGCTTTCGCGTAAGCAATTCCCCAAGCAATTCCTCGCCCTGACCGGCGAACAAACGCTGTTCCAGCAAACCCTGGAACGCCTGGTGTTCGAAGGCATGGACACCCCGATCGTGGTCTGCAACAAGGAACACCGTTTCATCGTCAACGAGCAGCTGAGCGCCCGCAACCTGGACGTGCAGCGCGTGCTGATGGAACCCTTCGGCCGCAATACCTCGCCAGCAGTGGCCCTGACCGCGATGATGCTGGTCAATGAAGGTCGCGACGAGTTGATGCTGGTGCTGCCGGCCGACCACGTGCTGGAAGACCAGAAAGCCCTGCAGCGCGCCCTGGCCCTGGCCACTGTGGCGGCCGAGCGTGGCGAGATGGTGCTGTTCGGCGTGCCGGCGACCAAACCGGAAACCGGTTACGGCTACATCAAATCCACCAACGATGCCCTGCTGCCGGAAGGCGTCAGCCGTGTCTCGCACTTCGTCGAAAAACCGGATGTGAAACGCGCCACTGAGTTCGTCCAGTCCGGTGGTTACTTCTGGAACAGCGGCATGTTCCTGTTCCGTGCCAGCCGCTTCCTCGAAGAGCTGAAAAAACACGATCCGGACATCTACGACACCTGCGTGCTGACGCTGGAACGTAGCGCACAGGATGCCGACACCGTCGATATCGACCCTGCCACCTTCGCCTGCTGCCCGGACAATTCCATCGACTATTCGGTGATGGAAAAAACCCAGCGCGCCTGCGTAGTACCACTGACCGCAGGCTGGAGCGATGTCGGTTGCTGGTCGTCGCTGTGGGAAGTCAATGAAAAAGACGCCAACGGTAACGTCACCAAAGGCGACGTGGTCATCCAGGACAGCAAAAACTGCATGATCCACGGCAACGGCAAACTGGTGTCGGTGATCGGCCTGGAAAACATCGTGGTCGTCGAAACCAAAGACGCCATGATGATCGCCCACAAGGACAAGGTCCAAGGCGTGAAACAGATGGTCAACACCCTCAACGAGCAGGGTCGCAGCGAAACCCAGACCCACTGCGAAGTCTATCGTCCGTGGGGCTCCTATGACTCGGTGGACATGGGTGGCCGCTTCCAGGTCAAGCGCATCTCGGTCAAGCCGGGCGCGTGCCTGTCGCTGCAAATGCATCACCACCGCGCCGAACACTGGATCGTGGTCAGCGGCACTGCCGAAGTGACCTGCGACGAAAACGTGTTCCTGCTGACTGAAAACCAGTCGACCTACATCCCGATCGCCTCGGTTCACCGTCTGCGCAACCCGGGCAAGATTCCACTCGAGATCATCGAAGTGCAATCGGGCAGCTACCTGGGTGAAGACGATATCGAGCGGTTCGAAGATATCTACGGTCGCTCTACCCCGATCGAACGCGGCGTGTCGGTGAAAACCATCGCGCAGTGA
- a CDS encoding mannuronate-specific alginate lyase: protein MNCMQTRTLKKLLAPSLLTLAMFAGATQAAAPLRPPQGYFAPIEKVKTGDKSEGCDAMPTPYTGALQFRSKYEGSDKARSTLNEASEKAFRDTTADITKIERATSKQVMQFMRDGRPEQLECTLNWLTAWAKADALMSKDFNHTGKSMRKWALGSMASSYVRLKFSDSHPLATHQEEAQVIEAWFSKMADQVVSDWDNLPLEQTNNHSYWAAWSVMATSVATNRRDLFDWAVKEYKVGVNQVDAQGFLPNELKRQQRALAYHNYALPPLAMIASFAQVNGVDLRQENNGALKRLGDRVLAGVEDPDEFEEKNGKEQDMTDLKVDSKFAWLEPFCSLYTCTPDVLAQKHKMQPFKTFRLGGDLTKVYDPASEKGKGS from the coding sequence ATGAACTGCATGCAAACCCGAACGCTGAAAAAGTTACTCGCGCCCTCCCTGCTGACGCTGGCGATGTTCGCCGGCGCCACCCAGGCCGCCGCGCCACTGCGCCCGCCTCAGGGTTACTTTGCACCGATTGAAAAAGTCAAAACCGGCGACAAGAGCGAAGGCTGTGACGCGATGCCGACGCCCTATACCGGCGCCCTGCAATTTCGCAGCAAATACGAAGGCTCCGACAAGGCCCGTTCGACCCTGAACGAGGCATCGGAAAAAGCCTTCCGCGACACCACCGCCGACATCACCAAGATCGAGCGCGCCACCAGCAAGCAGGTGATGCAGTTCATGCGTGACGGTCGTCCGGAACAACTGGAGTGCACGCTCAACTGGCTAACGGCCTGGGCCAAGGCCGATGCGTTGATGTCCAAGGACTTCAACCATACCGGCAAGTCCATGCGCAAATGGGCGTTGGGCAGCATGGCTTCGTCCTATGTTCGCCTGAAGTTCTCTGACTCGCATCCACTGGCTACCCACCAGGAAGAAGCGCAAGTGATTGAAGCCTGGTTCAGCAAAATGGCTGATCAGGTGGTCAGCGATTGGGACAACCTGCCGCTCGAGCAAACCAACAACCACTCGTACTGGGCAGCCTGGTCGGTGATGGCCACGTCGGTCGCCACCAACCGCCGCGACCTGTTCGATTGGGCCGTCAAGGAATACAAGGTCGGCGTCAATCAGGTCGACGCCCAAGGCTTCCTGCCCAACGAGCTCAAGCGCCAACAACGCGCCCTCGCCTATCACAACTACGCCCTGCCGCCACTGGCGATGATCGCCAGTTTCGCTCAGGTCAACGGTGTGGATCTGCGTCAGGAAAACAATGGTGCCTTGAAACGCCTGGGTGATCGCGTGCTTGCAGGCGTGGAAGACCCGGATGAATTCGAGGAGAAGAACGGTAAAGAGCAGGACATGACCGACCTCAAGGTCGATTCGAAATTCGCCTGGCTCGAACCGTTCTGCTCGCTCTACACCTGCACGCCGGATGTGCTGGCGCAGAAACACAAAATGCAGCCGTTCAAGACCTTCCGCCTCGGCGGGGATTTGACCAAGGTCTATGACCCGGCCAGCGAGAAAGGCAAAGGTTCCTAG
- a CDS encoding MBOAT family protein encodes MVFSSNVFLFLFLPIFLGMYYLSGIRYRNLLLLIASYVFYAWWRVDFLALFAAVTLWNYWIGLKVGAAGVRTKPAQRWLLLGVAVDLCILGYFKYANFGVDSINAMMTSVGLSPFILTHVLLPIGISFYIFESISYIIDVYRGDTPATRNLIDFAAFVAIFPHLIAGPVLRFRDLADQFNNRTHTLDKFSEGATRFMQGFIKKVFIADTLAVVADHCFALQNPTTGDAWLGALAYTAQLYFDFSGYSDMAIGLGLMMGFRFMENFKQPYISQSITEFWRRWHISLSTWLRDYLYITLGGNRKGTLMTYRNLFLTMLLGGLWHGANITYIIWGAWHGMWLAIEKAIGLDTSPRSFNPVRWALTFLLVVMGWVIFRAENLHVAGRMYGAMFSFGEWSLSELNQASLTGLQVATLVVAYATLAFFGLRDFYTNRPPAKTKPAANTETDGPAAATPGMIKAVPGDNPGSIHEPGYTVGVEATVQPAYWTANWSRYVMRALVLLLFIASILKLSAQSFSPFLYFQF; translated from the coding sequence ATGGTATTTTCATCCAACGTGTTCCTGTTTCTGTTCTTGCCGATCTTTCTCGGCATGTACTACTTGAGCGGAATACGCTATCGCAACTTGCTGCTGCTGATTGCCAGCTACGTGTTCTACGCCTGGTGGCGTGTGGACTTCCTTGCGCTGTTCGCAGCCGTCACGCTGTGGAACTACTGGATCGGCCTGAAAGTTGGCGCCGCAGGCGTTCGGACCAAACCGGCCCAGCGCTGGCTGCTACTCGGCGTCGCGGTGGATCTGTGCATCCTCGGCTACTTCAAGTACGCCAACTTCGGCGTGGACAGCATCAACGCGATGATGACCTCGGTCGGTCTGTCGCCGTTCATCCTGACCCACGTGCTGTTGCCGATCGGGATCTCGTTCTACATCTTCGAATCCATCAGCTACATCATCGACGTCTACCGCGGTGATACCCCGGCGACCCGCAACCTGATCGACTTTGCCGCATTCGTGGCAATCTTCCCGCACTTGATCGCGGGCCCTGTGTTGCGTTTCCGTGATCTGGCCGACCAGTTCAACAACCGCACCCACACCCTCGACAAGTTCTCCGAAGGTGCCACGCGGTTCATGCAGGGCTTCATCAAGAAGGTCTTCATCGCCGACACCCTGGCGGTGGTGGCCGACCATTGCTTCGCCTTGCAGAACCCGACCACGGGTGATGCCTGGCTCGGCGCCCTGGCCTACACCGCGCAGCTGTACTTCGACTTCTCCGGCTACAGCGACATGGCGATTGGTCTGGGCTTGATGATGGGTTTCCGCTTCATGGAAAACTTCAAACAGCCGTACATCAGCCAGTCGATCACCGAGTTCTGGCGGCGCTGGCACATCAGCCTCTCCACCTGGCTGCGTGACTACCTCTACATCACCCTCGGCGGTAACCGTAAAGGCACGCTGATGACCTATCGCAACCTGTTCCTGACCATGCTGCTCGGTGGTCTGTGGCACGGCGCGAACATCACCTACATCATCTGGGGTGCCTGGCACGGCATGTGGCTGGCGATCGAAAAAGCCATCGGCCTGGACACTTCGCCGCGCAGCTTCAACCCGGTCCGCTGGGCCCTGACCTTCCTGCTGGTGGTGATGGGTTGGGTGATCTTCCGCGCAGAGAACCTGCACGTCGCCGGTCGCATGTACGGCGCCATGTTCAGCTTCGGCGAATGGTCGTTGTCGGAACTCAACCAGGCCAGCCTCACCGGTCTGCAAGTGGCAACCCTGGTGGTGGCTTACGCAACCCTGGCGTTCTTCGGTCTGCGTGATTTCTACACCAACCGGCCACCGGCCAAGACCAAGCCTGCGGCGAACACCGAGACCGATGGCCCGGCCGCGGCTACGCCTGGAATGATCAAAGCCGTACCGGGCGACAACCCGGGCAGCATCCACGAACCGGGTTACACCGTCGGTGTTGAAGCGACTGTGCAACCGGCCTACTGGACCGCTAACTGGTCCCGTTACGTGATGCGCGCTCTGGTACTGCTGCTGTTCATCGCCTCGATTCTCAAACTCTCGGCGCAAAGCTTTTCGCCGTTCCTTTACTTCCAGTTCTGA
- a CDS encoding alginate O-acetyltransferase: MTRSLRIFYIALFLVTLLALGVWSVRSFFGFSTNADATVLNGRWSKAVETHYDDEFPIKRLGTNLWAALDFKLFNEGRPGVVLGRDQWLYSDEEFHPIVNEELNLQGNYALVEGVRQTLKKQGVQLVMAIVPAKTRLYPEHLGEVKPASIHANLYQDFHARVAADKILAPDLLGPLQKGKQDGQQVFLRTDTHWTPEGAQIAAQTLAKTIADKAPLSGEPQNFVTEPAEKVTHKGDLRLFLPLDPLFENLMPAQEPLQKRNTVAAQDQPAGDDALFANTEVPVALIGTSYSANPNWNFIGALKEALHSDVVSYAEDGHGPILPMLSYLKSDAFKNSPPQVLIWEFPERYLPVNNEIGDADPQWVAELKQAGARQQNVAANTKSETPDRAQN; the protein is encoded by the coding sequence ATGACCCGCTCATTACGCATCTTCTACATCGCCCTGTTCCTAGTGACCTTGTTGGCCTTGGGCGTGTGGTCGGTACGCAGCTTCTTCGGCTTCAGTACCAACGCCGATGCGACCGTGCTCAACGGTCGCTGGAGCAAAGCCGTCGAGACGCACTACGACGACGAGTTCCCGATCAAACGCCTGGGCACCAACCTTTGGGCCGCGCTGGATTTCAAACTGTTCAACGAAGGTCGTCCGGGCGTAGTGCTCGGTCGCGATCAGTGGCTCTACAGCGATGAAGAGTTCCACCCGATCGTCAACGAAGAGTTGAACCTGCAAGGTAACTACGCGCTGGTCGAAGGCGTGCGCCAGACTCTGAAAAAGCAAGGCGTGCAACTGGTGATGGCAATTGTCCCGGCCAAGACGCGTCTGTACCCGGAACATCTGGGTGAAGTGAAGCCGGCGAGTATCCACGCCAATCTGTACCAGGACTTCCACGCTCGTGTGGCGGCCGACAAGATCCTCGCCCCCGACCTGCTCGGCCCGCTGCAAAAGGGTAAGCAAGACGGTCAGCAAGTGTTCCTGCGCACCGACACCCACTGGACCCCGGAAGGCGCGCAAATCGCCGCCCAGACCCTGGCCAAAACCATTGCCGACAAGGCTCCGCTCAGTGGCGAACCGCAAAACTTCGTCACCGAACCTGCGGAGAAGGTGACGCACAAGGGTGACCTGCGGTTGTTCCTGCCGCTGGACCCGTTGTTCGAAAACCTGATGCCGGCGCAAGAGCCTTTGCAGAAGCGCAACACCGTGGCTGCCCAAGATCAGCCTGCCGGTGATGACGCCCTGTTCGCCAACACTGAAGTGCCGGTGGCCCTGATCGGCACCAGCTACAGCGCCAACCCGAACTGGAACTTCATCGGTGCGCTGAAAGAGGCACTGCACAGCGACGTGGTCAGCTACGCCGAAGACGGCCATGGCCCGATTCTGCCGATGCTCAGCTACCTGAAAAGCGATGCTTTCAAGAACAGCCCGCCACAAGTGCTGATCTGGGAGTTCCCTGAACGATATCTGCCTGTGAACAACGAAATCGGTGACGCCGACCCGCAGTGGGTCGCAGAGCTTAAACAAGCCGGCGCACGCCAACAAAACGTAGCTGCAAACACTAAATCCGAGACGCCCGACCGGGCGCAAAACTGA
- a CDS encoding alginate O-acetyltransferase produces the protein MHPHLIKLLSLSALTAGILAASGGVRAEDAKAPSFKAEDCCSLCPAAHDAKNYTTRYQQNFTTLVQAQGDWLFRTQEDLRTEFDTTPAGYKRMKQLHDAFKSKGVELVIVYQPTRGLVNRNKLNPAEKASYDFDKALKNYKTMLGRFAQMGYVVPDLSPLTNESLPETLPAHDFYFRGDQHWTPYGAQRTAKIVAEKVKQLPAFADVPKREFETHKSGRMGKTGTLHNMAGQLCGTSYAIQYMDQFTTEPKGEAGDGDLFSDSGNPEITLVGTSHSGKNYNFAGFLEEAIGADILNVAFPGGGFEGSMLQYLGSEEFQSKPPKILIWEFSPLYRLDQETIYRQMMALLDNGCEGKEAQMSASATLKPGKNELMVNSKNLDLRNSSHQVDIRFADTSVKTLQATLWYMNGRHEDIKIDKPETSDTDGRFAFELRTDEDWASQNLLAVEVQGPEQAGTTPQKVEAKICKRNVFSGAGQRTAQAGQ, from the coding sequence ATGCACCCACACTTGATCAAATTACTCAGCCTGTCGGCCCTGACCGCGGGCATTCTCGCGGCCAGTGGTGGCGTACGTGCCGAAGACGCCAAAGCACCCAGCTTCAAGGCCGAGGATTGCTGCAGCCTGTGCCCCGCCGCCCATGACGCGAAGAACTACACCACCCGCTATCAGCAGAACTTCACCACGCTGGTGCAGGCGCAGGGCGATTGGCTGTTCCGTACGCAAGAAGACTTGCGCACCGAGTTCGACACTACACCCGCCGGCTACAAACGCATGAAACAACTGCACGATGCATTCAAGAGCAAAGGCGTGGAACTGGTCATCGTTTACCAGCCGACCCGTGGCCTGGTAAACCGCAACAAGCTGAACCCGGCAGAGAAGGCGAGCTACGACTTCGACAAGGCGCTGAAGAACTACAAAACCATGCTCGGGCGTTTCGCGCAGATGGGTTACGTGGTCCCGGACCTGTCGCCGCTGACCAACGAATCGCTGCCCGAGACCCTGCCGGCTCACGATTTCTATTTCCGCGGCGACCAGCACTGGACGCCGTACGGCGCCCAGCGCACGGCGAAGATCGTCGCCGAGAAGGTCAAGCAATTGCCGGCCTTCGCCGACGTGCCCAAGCGTGAATTCGAGACCCATAAGTCGGGTCGCATGGGCAAGACCGGAACGTTACACAACATGGCTGGTCAACTCTGTGGCACCAGCTACGCGATCCAGTACATGGATCAGTTCACCACCGAGCCCAAAGGCGAAGCGGGCGATGGCGATCTGTTCAGTGATTCCGGCAATCCGGAAATCACCCTGGTCGGCACCAGCCACAGTGGCAAGAACTACAACTTCGCCGGTTTCCTCGAAGAGGCCATCGGCGCCGACATCCTCAACGTAGCATTCCCCGGTGGTGGCTTCGAAGGTTCGATGCTGCAGTACCTGGGCAGCGAAGAGTTCCAGAGCAAACCGCCGAAAATCCTCATCTGGGAATTCTCGCCGCTTTATCGCCTCGATCAGGAAACCATCTACCGCCAAATGATGGCGCTGCTGGACAACGGTTGCGAAGGCAAAGAGGCACAGATGAGCGCCAGCGCCACGCTGAAACCGGGCAAAAACGAATTGATGGTCAACAGCAAGAACCTGGACCTGCGCAACAGCAGTCACCAGGTCGATATCCGCTTCGCCGACACCTCGGTGAAAACCTTGCAAGCCACCCTCTGGTACATGAATGGGCGCCACGAGGACATCAAAATCGACAAACCGGAAACCTCCGACACCGACGGGCGTTTCGCCTTCGAGTTGCGCACCGACGAAGACTGGGCCTCGCAGAATCTGCTGGCCGTCGAAGTCCAGGGACCTGAACAAGCAGGTACCACGCCTCAGAAAGTCGAAGCGAAAATCTGCAAACGCAACGTGTTCTCCGGCGCCGGGCAGCGTACCGCTCAAGCCGGGCAATGA
- a CDS encoding alginate export family protein yields MKLNPFVKAGIGLTFALLWSCPTLAALTEDKNFGLEVKVTGQSEDDRDLGTASGGDVNGVGLDLRPWVYGESGAWSAYAMGQAVTSTDIIETDTLQQSDSDGTQTTDNGDRKTKKNYLAMREFWVGYSGLTPYPGEILKLGRQRLRNDDGQWRDTNIEALNWTFDTTLLRANVGVAERFSEYRTDLKELAPKDKDRLHVFGDVATQWSPGNWVGIRGHHTHDDGKLDYPEPGVAGDSLDKKQNGDISWLGLTADSDAYNWRNTNTVNYWGSITGMSGDTDTVNPLNADGTRPTEAKRGEDLNGWATDIGLRLRLDPQWQVGAAYARASAEYEQTGLESNRSNYTGTRSRVHRFGEAFRGEMNNMQTATLFGSWMLNDEYDASLIYHKFWRVDGNKPVGSNGINAVENNTDDVTGAILSSTSLPLEDGNKDLGQEMDVVVTKYFKQGLLPASLSQSIDEPSALVRFRGGVFKPGDAYGKEVDSYMHRAFVDVVWRF; encoded by the coding sequence ATGAAACTCAATCCTTTCGTGAAGGCCGGTATTGGCCTGACATTCGCCCTGCTGTGGTCGTGCCCGACCCTGGCAGCCCTGACCGAAGACAAGAACTTCGGCCTCGAAGTCAAAGTTACCGGCCAGTCCGAAGACGACCGTGACCTGGGCACTGCCAGTGGCGGCGACGTTAACGGCGTTGGCCTCGACCTGCGTCCATGGGTATACGGCGAAAGCGGCGCGTGGAGCGCCTACGCCATGGGCCAGGCCGTGACGTCCACCGACATTATCGAAACGGACACCCTGCAACAGTCCGACAGCGATGGTACCCAGACCACCGACAACGGTGATCGCAAAACCAAGAAGAACTACCTGGCGATGCGCGAGTTCTGGGTCGGCTACAGCGGCCTCACGCCCTACCCTGGCGAGATCCTCAAGCTCGGTCGCCAACGCCTGCGCAACGACGACGGCCAATGGCGCGACACCAACATCGAAGCCCTGAACTGGACCTTCGACACCACCCTGTTGCGCGCCAACGTCGGTGTCGCCGAACGCTTCAGCGAATACCGCACCGACTTGAAAGAGCTGGCGCCCAAGGACAAGGATCGCCTGCACGTTTTCGGCGACGTGGCCACTCAATGGTCGCCGGGTAACTGGGTCGGCATTCGCGGTCATCACACCCACGATGACGGCAAACTCGACTACCCGGAACCGGGCGTGGCCGGCGATTCGCTGGATAAAAAACAGAACGGCGACATCAGTTGGCTCGGCCTCACCGCCGACAGCGACGCCTATAACTGGCGCAACACCAACACCGTCAACTACTGGGGCAGCATCACCGGCATGAGCGGCGACACCGACACGGTCAACCCGCTGAACGCCGATGGCACGCGTCCGACCGAAGCCAAACGCGGTGAAGACCTCAATGGCTGGGCCACCGATATCGGCCTGCGTTTGCGCCTCGATCCGCAGTGGCAAGTCGGTGCAGCGTATGCCCGTGCCAGCGCCGAGTACGAACAGACCGGCCTGGAAAGCAACCGCTCGAACTACACCGGTACACGCTCGCGGGTTCACCGTTTCGGCGAAGCCTTCCGTGGCGAAATGAACAACATGCAAACCGCTACCCTGTTCGGCTCGTGGATGCTCAACGACGAATACGACGCCAGTCTGATCTACCACAAGTTCTGGCGCGTCGACGGCAACAAGCCGGTGGGCAGCAACGGCATCAACGCCGTCGAAAACAACACCGACGACGTAACCGGCGCGATCCTCTCCAGCACCTCTCTGCCGCTGGAAGATGGCAACAAAGACCTCGGTCAGGAAATGGACGTGGTCGTCACCAAGTACTTCAAGCAAGGCCTGCTGCCTGCGTCGTTGAGCCAGTCGATCGATGAGCCTTCGGCTCTGGTGCGGTTCCGTGGCGGTGTGTTCAAGCCTGGCGATGCGTATGGCAAAGAAGTCGACTCGTACATGCACCGCGCATTTGTCGACGTGGTCTGGCGCTTCTGA